In Oreochromis aureus strain Israel breed Guangdong linkage group 15, ZZ_aureus, whole genome shotgun sequence, a single genomic region encodes these proteins:
- the LOC116310748 gene encoding syntaxin-11-like, with amino-acid sequence MRDRLTHLQELSSGPMEPMEYAESVVSDSFSNVDLEDELPHEAVVFSDNSPALGEIFAQAQGIHKDIQLIRLEVKRLREQNSRMFQATTTMSTIKKDSNTIGADIKARAEDVLARLHKMDDMTQKLEETHGTNSAVTRIARTQYACLSNGFRDAMFDYNAAEMSHRESCKAQIQRQMEIMGREVTGEEVEEMIEKGQWNIFNDNIVTEGRTARSALSQVEKRHQELLELESRIKSIHEIFLDIAMLVEEQGPMLDSIQNNVQKTDAVMQDVLFKLGKAKRHDSKNPFRKMFCSCFPCVD; translated from the coding sequence ATGAGGGACAGACTAACTCACCTCCAGGAGCTGTCCAGCGGCCCCATGGAGCCAATGGAGTACGCGGAGTCCGTTGTCTCTGACtccttcagtaatgttgacCTGGAGGATGAGTTGCCTCATGAAGCAGTGGTGTTTAGCGACAACAGCCCTGCTCTGGGCGAAATCTTTGCCCAGGCACAAGGTATCCACAAAGACATCCAGCTCATCCGCCTGGAAGTTAAGAGGCTTCGTGAGCAGAACTCCCGCATGTTCCAAGCCACCACCACCATGAGCACCATTAAAAAGGACTCTAACACTATTGGAGCTGATATCAAGGCGCGAGCTGAGGATGTGCTAGCACGTCTACATAAAATGGACGACATGACGCAGAAACTAGAAGAAACGCACGGCACAAATTCTGCTGTGACACGTATCGCCAGAACCCAGTACGCCTGCCTCAGTAATGGCTTTCGCGATGCGATGTTTGACTACAATGCGGCCGAGATGAGCCACCGTGAAAGCTGTAAAGCCCAGATCCAGAGGCAAATGGAGATAATGGGGCGCGAGGTGAcgggagaggaggtggaggagatgATTGAGAAAGGTCAGTGGAACATCTTCAACGACAACATCGTGACTGAAGGCAGAACGGCGCGCTCGGCTCTGTCCCAGGTTGAGAAACGGCAccaggagctgctggagctgGAGAGCCGCATCAAGAGCATCCATGAGATATTCCTGGACATCGCCATGCTGGTAGAGGAGCAAGGCCCCATGCTGGACTCTATCCAGAACAACGTTCAGAAAACTGATGCTGTCATGCAGGATGTCCTCTTCAAACTTGGCAAGGCAAAACGCCATGACAGCAAGAACCCGTTTAGAAAgatgttttgcagctg